The following are from one region of the Staphylococcus schleiferi genome:
- a CDS encoding cytochrome ubiquinol oxidase subunit I, protein MDAVDISRFLTGMTLAVHIIFATIGVGMPLFFAIAEFIGIKKKSDQHIALAQRWSKGYTITVAVGVVTGTIIGLQLSLLWPTFMRIGGHVIALPLFMETFAFFFEAIFLSIYLYTWNRFKNQWIHFLISIPVIIGGTFSALFITSVNSFMNTPAGMVFKDGRMVNVDPIEAMFNASFFVRSFHVVTTAVMTMAFILASIAAFKLLKNKVEKDRQYHQAALKVTMIAGLLFTMLSMLAGDLSAKFLHHEQPEKLAAYEWHFNTESNADLVLFGVLDESTQEVKGAIHIPGALSFLSDSHFDTKVKGLNDFPKDELPPLIVHYFFDLMVTFGIFCFVVSFAYVIAMWVKKLNPHHKVILYATLLTGPAAMLAIEFGWFLTELGRQPWIVRGFLKVQDAATNANGLVFVTMLFAILYFVLLFSATYVLVRMFKNKAAYEDIERIARSRGEL, encoded by the coding sequence ATGGATGCAGTGGATATTAGTCGGTTTTTGACAGGAATGACACTTGCAGTCCACATTATTTTTGCAACAATAGGCGTCGGTATGCCACTTTTCTTTGCAATCGCTGAATTTATCGGTATTAAAAAGAAAAGTGATCAACATATAGCATTAGCCCAACGGTGGTCGAAAGGTTACACAATTACAGTGGCCGTTGGTGTAGTAACAGGTACAATTATTGGTTTACAGTTATCATTACTATGGCCTACATTTATGCGAATTGGTGGGCATGTCATCGCATTACCTTTATTTATGGAAACTTTTGCCTTTTTCTTTGAAGCCATTTTTCTAAGTATTTATTTATATACTTGGAATCGTTTTAAAAATCAATGGATACATTTTTTAATTAGTATTCCGGTTATTATTGGTGGTACGTTTTCAGCTTTATTTATTACGTCAGTGAACTCTTTTATGAATACACCAGCAGGAATGGTATTTAAAGATGGAAGAATGGTCAATGTTGATCCAATAGAAGCGATGTTTAATGCTTCTTTCTTTGTTCGTTCATTCCATGTTGTTACAACTGCAGTAATGACAATGGCCTTTATTTTAGCAAGTATTGCAGCATTTAAGTTACTTAAAAATAAAGTGGAAAAAGATCGCCAATATCATCAAGCAGCACTCAAAGTGACAATGATCGCAGGTCTGCTTTTTACGATGCTATCCATGTTAGCAGGCGATTTATCAGCTAAATTTTTACACCATGAACAACCAGAAAAACTTGCTGCGTATGAATGGCACTTTAATACCGAATCTAATGCGGATTTAGTTTTATTTGGTGTGTTGGATGAGTCTACTCAGGAAGTTAAAGGTGCAATCCACATTCCTGGTGCCTTAAGTTTTCTATCTGATAGTCACTTTGATACGAAAGTGAAAGGATTAAACGATTTTCCAAAAGATGAGTTACCCCCTTTGATTGTGCATTATTTCTTTGATCTCATGGTGACATTTGGTATTTTTTGTTTCGTCGTTTCGTTCGCATACGTGATTGCGATGTGGGTGAAAAAATTAAATCCACATCATAAGGTGATTCTATATGCGACTTTATTGACTGGACCTGCAGCAATGTTAGCGATTGAATTCGGTTGGTTTTTAACAGAACTCGGTCGACAACCTTGGATAGTTAGAGGATTCTTAAAAGTTCAAGACGCAGCAACAAATGCAAATGGTCTCGTTTTTGTGACTATGCTTTTTGCAATACTCTATTTCGTGCTCTTGTTCTCTGCAACATACGTATTAGTAAGAATGTTTAAAAATAAAGCGGCATACGAAGATATTGAACGTATCGCAAGAAGTAGAGGTGAATTATGA
- a CDS encoding glutaredoxin family protein → MAEVIIYTQNDCPPCAFVKNYLNENHVNFEERNIANTQFRNEMIDWDAFSTPFILIDQVPMFQVDLDQLNQKLGIPTS, encoded by the coding sequence ATGGCTGAAGTAATTATCTATACACAAAATGACTGTCCGCCTTGTGCGTTTGTTAAAAATTATCTCAACGAAAATCACGTTAATTTTGAAGAGCGCAACATTGCAAATACGCAATTTCGAAATGAAATGATTGACTGGGACGCATTTTCTACACCTTTTATTTTGATTGATCAGGTGCCTATGTTCCAAGTTGATTTAGATCAATTAAATCAAAAATTGGGGATTCCTACTTCATAA
- a CDS encoding phosphocarrier protein HPr, with protein MEQQSYVIIDETGIHARPATMLVQTASKFDSDIQLEYNAKKVNLKSIMGVMSLGVGKDAEITIYADGSDEKEAISAITEVLSKEGLTK; from the coding sequence ATGGAACAACAATCATATGTAATTATTGACGAAACAGGTATTCATGCACGTCCTGCAACAATGCTTGTTCAAACAGCTTCTAAATTTGACTCAGATATTCAATTAGAGTACAACGCTAAAAAAGTCAACTTAAAATCAATCATGGGTGTTATGAGCTTAGGTGTCGGAAAAGACGCAGAAATTACTATTTATGCTGATGGTAGTGACGAAAAAGAAGCAATCAGTGCGATTACTGAAGTCTTATCAAAAGAAGGGTTAACAAAATAA
- a CDS encoding class I SAM-dependent rRNA methyltransferase — translation MKTAVLNKGKEDKYLNQYPLIEEEDIYRHDRLEEGDLFQLLTSKNSFIGVGYVGRQHKGLGWILSYEKDDEINQAFFEQLFEQALETRQYYYQIEGTNAFRLFNGEGDGIGGLTIDSYDGHLLIQWYSVGIYQFRDSILGAIKQVFPFRSIFEKTRFKHQSIKGGWVEGEKPEFPIVIEENFTFYNVHLDDGPMTGIFLDQKEARKKLRDYYSEDRKVLNLFSYTGAFSVISATGGAKTTSVDLANRSRPMTEENFGLNGIDPKSQNIFVMDTFDFYKYAERHGLTFDTIVIDPPSFARNKKKTFSVTKNYPQLIEGALTLLNAKGSLILSTNHSAYSLKAFKNMVKKTLDHEGVAYQIDEVMGLPKDFKTHPHFKPSKYLKLIFVTLQ, via the coding sequence ATGAAAACCGCAGTATTAAATAAAGGAAAAGAAGATAAATATCTTAATCAATACCCTTTAATAGAAGAAGAGGACATCTATCGCCACGATCGACTAGAAGAGGGAGATTTATTTCAATTATTAACATCTAAAAATTCATTTATCGGTGTCGGCTACGTTGGACGACAACATAAAGGGTTAGGTTGGATATTATCATATGAAAAAGATGATGAAATTAATCAAGCTTTTTTTGAGCAGTTATTTGAACAAGCTCTAGAAACACGCCAATACTATTATCAAATTGAAGGAACTAATGCTTTTCGTCTATTCAATGGAGAAGGGGATGGAATAGGTGGTTTAACGATTGATTCCTATGATGGTCACTTATTGATTCAATGGTATTCAGTGGGAATTTATCAATTTCGTGATTCTATTCTTGGGGCAATCAAACAGGTCTTTCCGTTTCGTTCAATTTTTGAAAAAACGAGATTTAAACATCAATCTATTAAAGGTGGATGGGTTGAAGGGGAAAAACCGGAATTTCCAATTGTGATTGAGGAAAATTTCACGTTTTACAATGTGCACCTCGATGATGGACCGATGACAGGTATATTTTTAGATCAAAAAGAGGCAAGAAAAAAATTAAGAGATTATTATTCAGAAGACAGAAAGGTTTTAAATCTATTTAGTTATACAGGTGCGTTTTCTGTAATTTCTGCGACAGGCGGTGCAAAAACAACAAGTGTAGACTTAGCGAATCGTTCCCGTCCCATGACTGAAGAAAATTTTGGACTCAATGGTATCGATCCGAAATCACAAAATATTTTTGTCATGGATACGTTTGATTTTTATAAATATGCAGAAAGACATGGGCTGACATTCGATACAATCGTGATTGATCCACCAAGCTTTGCCCGCAATAAAAAGAAGACTTTTTCTGTTACTAAAAATTACCCGCAATTGATTGAAGGTGCTTTAACATTATTAAATGCGAAGGGCAGTCTCATTTTAAGTACAAATCACAGTGCTTATTCATTAAAAGCATTTAAAAATATGGTTAAAAAAACGTTAGATCATGAAGGCGTCGCTTATCAAATTGATGAGGTAATGGGTTTGCCTAAAGATTTTAAAACACATCCACATTTTAAACCGTCGAAATATCTTAAATTGATTTTTGTGACACTTCAGTAA